One segment of Panicum virgatum strain AP13 chromosome 1K, P.virgatum_v5, whole genome shotgun sequence DNA contains the following:
- the LOC120653781 gene encoding uncharacterized protein LOC120653781 codes for MSDLVKREITELAPNGSNYLSWSLDAEIVLDGKNLMHAIKPTNDKIATSAERAQALHFLRHHISSSLKNEYMTERDPIVLWNALHERFEKMETVLLPRVKREWQNLRYQDYKTVEEYNAKLYAIVTRMKLCGLKLTESDLIEKTLSTFHPKQTYLSRQYKKEKYKKYIDLSNALQQDQGEDEELMQNHLTRPTGSLSKPEANAVSSSQKNEGKKESQKAPWKGKNQKFNNFKKKGQWKSKKIPPGGEYGKQDQECYRCGMKGHWSRICRTPKHIVKLYQELNGQLKKRKTEHEAHFVSSRKFEQGESS; via the coding sequence ATGTCTGATCTTGTGAAAAGAGAGATCACAGAGCTCGCCCCAAATGGCAGCAACTATCTGTCTTGGTCCTTAGATGCTGAGATTGTCTTGGATGGGAAAAATCTCATGCATGCGATTAAACCCACCAATGACAAAATTGCAACAAGTGCTGAAAGAGCGCAAGCTCTACACTTTCTCAGGCATCACATAAGCTCATCACTGAAGAATGAGTATATGACTGAACGTGACCCTATAGTCTTGTGGAATGCATTGCATGAACGCTTTGAAAAGATGGAGACTGTACTTCTTCCTCGAGTAAAACGCGAATGGCAGAATCTTCGCTATCAAGACTACAAGACTGTGGAGGAATACAATGCCAAACTCTATGCAATTGTTACACGCATGAAGTTGTGTGGACTTAAGCTGACTGAATCAGATCTCATAGAGAAAACCTTGTCCACTTTCCATCCTAAACAGACATATTTAAGCCGCCAGTATAAGAAAGAAAAATACAAGAAGTATATTGACCTTAGTAATGCTTTACAGCAAGACCAAGGTGAAGATGAAGAGTTGATGCAGAATCATCTAACTCGCCCTACTGGCAGCTTAAGTAAGCCTGAAGCAAATGCTGTTTCTTCATCACAGAAGAATGAAGGAAAAAAGGAGTCACAGAAGGCACCTTGGAAAGGAAAAAACCAGAAGTTTAATAACTTCAAAAAGAAGGGACAGTGGAAATCAAAGAAAATTCCACCAGGGGGAGAATATGGCAAACAGGACCAAGAATGCTATAGGTGTGGAATGAAAGGCCATTGGTCTAGAATATGTCGCACTCCTAAGCATATAGTGAAACTCTATCAAGAACTCAATGGTCAGCTCAAGAAAAGGAAGACTGAACATGAAGCTCACTTTGTCTCTAGCCGGAAGTTTGAACAAGGTGAATCTTCCTAG